Proteins encoded together in one Benincasa hispida cultivar B227 chromosome 1, ASM972705v1, whole genome shotgun sequence window:
- the LOC120070330 gene encoding endonuclease III homolog 2, chloroplastic-like isoform X4, with amino-acid sequence MIFACPIRTPAFSITFARRITCSGMSKGSLSSLPTSSNEVPPNPGVKSSNGVSESETRVFVRRRVKKNAEGQVSGLEVEPKVDAKRCCPPNIEDFAFKRTKDSPGSRKSKLPLDPLLNGIEVSNPTRQKGIAEGGKPPVNWEKVLEGIRKMRSSEEAPVDTMGCGQAGSTLPPKERRFAVLASSLLSSQTKDHVTHGAALRLQESGLLTADAMDKADEATIKSLIYPVGFYSTKAKNLKKIAKICLMKYGGDIPRSLEELLILPGIGPKIAHLIMIMAWNDVQGICVDTHVHRICNRLGWVSGKGSKQKTSTPEETRVALELWLPKEEWVPINPLLVGFGQTICTPLRPKCGNCSVSDLCPSAFKESSSPSPKLKGSSSTKKL; translated from the exons ATGATTTTTGCTTGTCCTATTCGAACTCCGGCGTTTTCCATTACATTTGCGCGAAGAATTACATGCAGCGGCATGTCGAAAGGAAGTTTATCTTCCTTGCCAACAAGCTCAAACGAAGTCCCTCCAAACCCAG GTGTTAAGTCCTCCAATGGCGTTTCTGAGTCTGAAACTCGTGTATTTGTGAGGAGAAGAGTGAAAAAGAATGCTGAAGGTCAAGTTAGCGGGCTTGAAGTCGAACCTAAAGTCGACGCTAAA CGCTGCTGCCCTCCTAATATTGAAGATTTTGCATTCAAAAGAACAAAGGATTCCCCTGGATCAA GGAAGTCAAAGCTTCCTCTAGATCCCCTTCTCAACGGAATTGAAGTTTCTAATCCAACTAGACAGAAAGGCATTGCAGAAGGAG GTAAACCACCTGTTAATTGGGAAAAAGTCCTTGAAGGAATTCGGAAAATGAGATCCTCTGAAGAAGCTCCAGTAGATACCATGGGATGTGGGCAAGCTGGTAGTACTCTTCCTCCCAAG gaAAGAAGATTTGCTGTTTTGGCATCTTCTCTTCTCTCAAGCCAAACCAAAGACCACGTGACTCATG GAGCAGCATTGCGTCTCCAAGAAAGTGGTCTTCTTACTGCTGATGCGATGGACAAAGCTGATGAAGCAACCATTAAAAGCTTGATTTACCCG GTTGGATTTTATTCTACAAAGGCtaagaatttgaagaagattgcaAAAATATGTCTTATGAAGTATGGTGGGGACATACCTAGATCATTGGAGGAGCTACTAATACTACCTGGGATAGGCCCTAAGATTGCACATTTG ATCATGATTATGGCTTGGAACGATGTTCAGGGGATATGTGTGGATACTCATGTGCATCGCATTTGCAATCGGCTTGGATGGGTGTCTGGGAAAGGCTCAAAACAG AAAACATCCACTCCTGAAGAAACTCGAGTGGCATTAGAACTGTGGCTGCCAAAAGAAGAATGGGTTCCAATTAATCCTCTTCTG GTTGGATTTGGACAGACTATTTGCACTCCTCTTAGACCTAAATGTGGAAATTGCAGTGTTAGTGACCTGTGTCCATCTGCATTCAAGGAGTCTTCAAGCCCATCTCCCAAATTAAAGGGTTCAAGTTCTACCAAAAAGCTATGA
- the LOC120070330 gene encoding endonuclease III homolog 2, chloroplastic-like isoform X2 yields MIFACPIRTPAFSITFARRITCSGMSKGSLSSLPTSSNEVPPNPGVKSSNGVSESETRVFVRRRVKKNAEGQVSGLEVEPKVDAKVRASSFSFSSSKHIFHPGKCVILALDGRFLRCCPPNIEDFAFKRTKDSPGSRKSKLPLDPLLNGIEVSNPTRQKGIAEGGKPPVNWEKVLEGIRKMRSSEEAPVDTMGCGQAGSTLPPKERRFAVLASSLLSSQTKDHVTHGAALRLQESGLLTADAMDKADEATIKSLIYPVGFYSTKAKNLKKIAKICLMKYGGDIPRSLEELLILPGIGPKIAHLIMIMAWNDVQGICVDTHVHRICNRLGWVSGKGSKQKTSTPEETRVALELWLPKEEWVPINPLLVGFGQTICTPLRPKCGNCSVSDLCPSAFKESSSPSPKLKGSSSTKKL; encoded by the exons ATGATTTTTGCTTGTCCTATTCGAACTCCGGCGTTTTCCATTACATTTGCGCGAAGAATTACATGCAGCGGCATGTCGAAAGGAAGTTTATCTTCCTTGCCAACAAGCTCAAACGAAGTCCCTCCAAACCCAG GTGTTAAGTCCTCCAATGGCGTTTCTGAGTCTGAAACTCGTGTATTTGTGAGGAGAAGAGTGAAAAAGAATGCTGAAGGTCAAGTTAGCGGGCTTGAAGTCGAACCTAAAGTCGACGCTAAAGTTAGAGCttcatcattttccttttcatcTTCCAAACATATCTTTCATCCTGGAAAATGTGTCATTTTAGCTTTAGATGGTCGTTTTCTG CGCTGCTGCCCTCCTAATATTGAAGATTTTGCATTCAAAAGAACAAAGGATTCCCCTGGATCAA GGAAGTCAAAGCTTCCTCTAGATCCCCTTCTCAACGGAATTGAAGTTTCTAATCCAACTAGACAGAAAGGCATTGCAGAAGGAG GTAAACCACCTGTTAATTGGGAAAAAGTCCTTGAAGGAATTCGGAAAATGAGATCCTCTGAAGAAGCTCCAGTAGATACCATGGGATGTGGGCAAGCTGGTAGTACTCTTCCTCCCAAG gaAAGAAGATTTGCTGTTTTGGCATCTTCTCTTCTCTCAAGCCAAACCAAAGACCACGTGACTCATG GAGCAGCATTGCGTCTCCAAGAAAGTGGTCTTCTTACTGCTGATGCGATGGACAAAGCTGATGAAGCAACCATTAAAAGCTTGATTTACCCG GTTGGATTTTATTCTACAAAGGCtaagaatttgaagaagattgcaAAAATATGTCTTATGAAGTATGGTGGGGACATACCTAGATCATTGGAGGAGCTACTAATACTACCTGGGATAGGCCCTAAGATTGCACATTTG ATCATGATTATGGCTTGGAACGATGTTCAGGGGATATGTGTGGATACTCATGTGCATCGCATTTGCAATCGGCTTGGATGGGTGTCTGGGAAAGGCTCAAAACAG AAAACATCCACTCCTGAAGAAACTCGAGTGGCATTAGAACTGTGGCTGCCAAAAGAAGAATGGGTTCCAATTAATCCTCTTCTG GTTGGATTTGGACAGACTATTTGCACTCCTCTTAGACCTAAATGTGGAAATTGCAGTGTTAGTGACCTGTGTCCATCTGCATTCAAGGAGTCTTCAAGCCCATCTCCCAAATTAAAGGGTTCAAGTTCTACCAAAAAGCTATGA
- the LOC120070330 gene encoding endonuclease III homolog 2, chloroplastic-like isoform X1 translates to MIFACPIRTPAFSITFARRITCSGMSKGSLSSLPTSSNEVPPNPGISGVKSSNGVSESETRVFVRRRVKKNAEGQVSGLEVEPKVDAKVRASSFSFSSSKHIFHPGKCVILALDGRFLRCCPPNIEDFAFKRTKDSPGSRKSKLPLDPLLNGIEVSNPTRQKGIAEGGKPPVNWEKVLEGIRKMRSSEEAPVDTMGCGQAGSTLPPKERRFAVLASSLLSSQTKDHVTHGAALRLQESGLLTADAMDKADEATIKSLIYPVGFYSTKAKNLKKIAKICLMKYGGDIPRSLEELLILPGIGPKIAHLIMIMAWNDVQGICVDTHVHRICNRLGWVSGKGSKQKTSTPEETRVALELWLPKEEWVPINPLLVGFGQTICTPLRPKCGNCSVSDLCPSAFKESSSPSPKLKGSSSTKKL, encoded by the exons ATGATTTTTGCTTGTCCTATTCGAACTCCGGCGTTTTCCATTACATTTGCGCGAAGAATTACATGCAGCGGCATGTCGAAAGGAAGTTTATCTTCCTTGCCAACAAGCTCAAACGAAGTCCCTCCAAACCCAG GAATTTCAGGTGTTAAGTCCTCCAATGGCGTTTCTGAGTCTGAAACTCGTGTATTTGTGAGGAGAAGAGTGAAAAAGAATGCTGAAGGTCAAGTTAGCGGGCTTGAAGTCGAACCTAAAGTCGACGCTAAAGTTAGAGCttcatcattttccttttcatcTTCCAAACATATCTTTCATCCTGGAAAATGTGTCATTTTAGCTTTAGATGGTCGTTTTCTG CGCTGCTGCCCTCCTAATATTGAAGATTTTGCATTCAAAAGAACAAAGGATTCCCCTGGATCAA GGAAGTCAAAGCTTCCTCTAGATCCCCTTCTCAACGGAATTGAAGTTTCTAATCCAACTAGACAGAAAGGCATTGCAGAAGGAG GTAAACCACCTGTTAATTGGGAAAAAGTCCTTGAAGGAATTCGGAAAATGAGATCCTCTGAAGAAGCTCCAGTAGATACCATGGGATGTGGGCAAGCTGGTAGTACTCTTCCTCCCAAG gaAAGAAGATTTGCTGTTTTGGCATCTTCTCTTCTCTCAAGCCAAACCAAAGACCACGTGACTCATG GAGCAGCATTGCGTCTCCAAGAAAGTGGTCTTCTTACTGCTGATGCGATGGACAAAGCTGATGAAGCAACCATTAAAAGCTTGATTTACCCG GTTGGATTTTATTCTACAAAGGCtaagaatttgaagaagattgcaAAAATATGTCTTATGAAGTATGGTGGGGACATACCTAGATCATTGGAGGAGCTACTAATACTACCTGGGATAGGCCCTAAGATTGCACATTTG ATCATGATTATGGCTTGGAACGATGTTCAGGGGATATGTGTGGATACTCATGTGCATCGCATTTGCAATCGGCTTGGATGGGTGTCTGGGAAAGGCTCAAAACAG AAAACATCCACTCCTGAAGAAACTCGAGTGGCATTAGAACTGTGGCTGCCAAAAGAAGAATGGGTTCCAATTAATCCTCTTCTG GTTGGATTTGGACAGACTATTTGCACTCCTCTTAGACCTAAATGTGGAAATTGCAGTGTTAGTGACCTGTGTCCATCTGCATTCAAGGAGTCTTCAAGCCCATCTCCCAAATTAAAGGGTTCAAGTTCTACCAAAAAGCTATGA
- the LOC120070330 gene encoding endonuclease III homolog 2, chloroplastic-like isoform X3 has protein sequence MIFACPIRTPAFSITFARRITCSGMSKGSLSSLPTSSNEVPPNPGISGVKSSNGVSESETRVFVRRRVKKNAEGQVSGLEVEPKVDAKRCCPPNIEDFAFKRTKDSPGSRKSKLPLDPLLNGIEVSNPTRQKGIAEGGKPPVNWEKVLEGIRKMRSSEEAPVDTMGCGQAGSTLPPKERRFAVLASSLLSSQTKDHVTHGAALRLQESGLLTADAMDKADEATIKSLIYPVGFYSTKAKNLKKIAKICLMKYGGDIPRSLEELLILPGIGPKIAHLIMIMAWNDVQGICVDTHVHRICNRLGWVSGKGSKQKTSTPEETRVALELWLPKEEWVPINPLLVGFGQTICTPLRPKCGNCSVSDLCPSAFKESSSPSPKLKGSSSTKKL, from the exons ATGATTTTTGCTTGTCCTATTCGAACTCCGGCGTTTTCCATTACATTTGCGCGAAGAATTACATGCAGCGGCATGTCGAAAGGAAGTTTATCTTCCTTGCCAACAAGCTCAAACGAAGTCCCTCCAAACCCAG GAATTTCAGGTGTTAAGTCCTCCAATGGCGTTTCTGAGTCTGAAACTCGTGTATTTGTGAGGAGAAGAGTGAAAAAGAATGCTGAAGGTCAAGTTAGCGGGCTTGAAGTCGAACCTAAAGTCGACGCTAAA CGCTGCTGCCCTCCTAATATTGAAGATTTTGCATTCAAAAGAACAAAGGATTCCCCTGGATCAA GGAAGTCAAAGCTTCCTCTAGATCCCCTTCTCAACGGAATTGAAGTTTCTAATCCAACTAGACAGAAAGGCATTGCAGAAGGAG GTAAACCACCTGTTAATTGGGAAAAAGTCCTTGAAGGAATTCGGAAAATGAGATCCTCTGAAGAAGCTCCAGTAGATACCATGGGATGTGGGCAAGCTGGTAGTACTCTTCCTCCCAAG gaAAGAAGATTTGCTGTTTTGGCATCTTCTCTTCTCTCAAGCCAAACCAAAGACCACGTGACTCATG GAGCAGCATTGCGTCTCCAAGAAAGTGGTCTTCTTACTGCTGATGCGATGGACAAAGCTGATGAAGCAACCATTAAAAGCTTGATTTACCCG GTTGGATTTTATTCTACAAAGGCtaagaatttgaagaagattgcaAAAATATGTCTTATGAAGTATGGTGGGGACATACCTAGATCATTGGAGGAGCTACTAATACTACCTGGGATAGGCCCTAAGATTGCACATTTG ATCATGATTATGGCTTGGAACGATGTTCAGGGGATATGTGTGGATACTCATGTGCATCGCATTTGCAATCGGCTTGGATGGGTGTCTGGGAAAGGCTCAAAACAG AAAACATCCACTCCTGAAGAAACTCGAGTGGCATTAGAACTGTGGCTGCCAAAAGAAGAATGGGTTCCAATTAATCCTCTTCTG GTTGGATTTGGACAGACTATTTGCACTCCTCTTAGACCTAAATGTGGAAATTGCAGTGTTAGTGACCTGTGTCCATCTGCATTCAAGGAGTCTTCAAGCCCATCTCCCAAATTAAAGGGTTCAAGTTCTACCAAAAAGCTATGA
- the LOC120085336 gene encoding histidine protein methyltransferase 1 homolog, which yields MRAPSLLSQCLPGLVPQDKGSHSSPSISERDVHLPSPAVEILPSKTAHPYKYAGENVDLQGLNVFKGRVSVADIIGFNGSESASSKPEGHLKSWDSSIDLVNVLKHEIRDGQLSFRGKRVLELGCSYGLPGVFACLKGASIVHFQDLSAETVRCTTIPNVLANLEQARDRQSRQPESPLTPSRHTLAPSVHFYAGDWDELPTVLSVVRGDGFEAPTGMSLSFSEEDFMDGCSSQDGSIIGHESSSRRSRKLSGSRAWERASEIDQGEGGYDVILMAEIPYSLNSLKKLYALIKKCVRPPYGVLYLATKKNYVGFNSGARHLRSLVDEEGVFGAHLVKEMTDRDVWKFFLK from the exons ATGAGGGCACCATCACTACTTTCCCAGTGCTTGCCTGGCTTGGTGCCTCAAGATAAAGGAAGCCACAGCTCTCCCTCCATTTCAGAGAGAGATGTCCATCTCCCGTCACCAGCTGTTGAGATTCTCCCTTCAAAG ACAGCTCATCCATACAAATATGCAGGGGAGAACGTAGATTTGCAAGGTCTCAATGTTTTTAAG GGTAGAGTTAGTGTTGCCGATATAATTGGCTTTAACGGCTCAGAGTCTGCATCTTCAAAACCTGAAG GTCATCTGAAATCCTGGGACAGTTCCATTGATCTTGTAAATGTCCTTAAGCACGAGATCCGTGACGGACAACTGAGCTTTAGGGGCAAAAGAGTACTAGAG CTAGGTTGTAGCTATGGACTTCCCGGGGTGTTTGCTTGCCTCAAG GGAGCAAGCATAGTGCACTTTCAAGACCTGAGTGCAGAAACTGTTAGATGCACAACCATACCGAACGTCCTTGCCAATCTCGAACAAGCTCGGGACAGGCAGAGCAGACAGCCAGAGAGTCCCTTAACTCCGTCTAGACATACTTTGGCCCCATCGGTACATTTTTATGCTGGTGACTGGGATGAGCTCCCAACAGTCTTATCTGTTGTTAGGGGTGATGGATTCGAAGCACCCACCGGAATGAGCTTAAGCTTCTCTGAAGAAGATTTTATGGATGGTTGCAGCAGTCAAGATGGTAGCATCATCGGCCATGAGTCTTCCTCAAGGAGATCAAGGAAACTGTCAGGAAGTCGAGCATGGGAAAGGGCTAGTGAGATCGATCAGGGAGAAGGTGGATACGATGTCATTTTAATGGCGGAAATCCCATATTCACTCAACTCTTTGAAGAAGCTATATGCACTGATAAAAAAG TGTGTGAGACCTCCCTATGGAGTGTTATACTTGGCCACAAAGAAGAATTACGTCGGTTTCAATAGCGGAGCGAGGCATTTGAGGAGTTTAGTCGATGAGGAAGGCGTTTTTGGAGCTCACTTGGTGAAGGAGATGACCGACCGAGACGTTTGGAAGTTCTTTCTCAAGTGA